The DNA window ggtcttcttcactacatcctcgatgctcttgtacgctccccaagccgctcgtctcctcctgcccagctcgggggtcaggtcgttcatcatgttcagttcccgacccagataaacgtagctggtgcattcggatatgttcgttccgttgagcgtgaatggggcatccgagacccatccgttccgcatgaacatcgtctttcgtagattcagctgaagaccgatgcatccacatgtttcgtcgaattcggtcagcattcgttccgcttggctgatgctaggtgttaccagtacgatgtcatcagcaaagcgcaaatggtgtagctgccgaccatcaaccttcactcccatgtcgtcccattccaactttcgcattgcgttctcgagggtggctgtgaatattttgggtgaaattgtatcaccctgtcggacccccctcttcacgtcaatgatgatgttcttgtaggaTGGCGAAATTCCAGTCGTGAAgatactgtacaactctcgaaatacctttatatactgagtagggacgccttggttgtccaaggcttccacgaccgcttccgtctcaaccgagtcgaaggccttctttaagtcgatgaaggtgagacaaagcggcatcttgtactctcgtgatacctcgatgagtttcgaaacagtgtgaatgtggtcaatcgtgctgaatccttttcgaaaccctgcttgctcgcatggctgtccttcatccaagaatttttcaatcctattaaggatcacttttGTAAAGaacttgtagatgacggacagtaagcagattgagcgacagttgccgatgtcatgtggatctccctttttatacaacaacacggtcttgctggtcttccactgtttaggaaccttgcattccgacagataacgtgtaaagagcctcgccagggtgttgatgagtactggcggaaggctcttcaggtgttctggtcttattctgtcgggaccgggtgccgtacgatttcttaccgacatgatagcatgtcgtatttcggacgggagaacctctggaatgacttgtccatcttccctcagatggtgaggaggcaagtggacatggctgtcgaagagatcagagtagaagtcgtagatgattttctccatcccccttctcgatgcaatggctgttccctttgggttccggagagcagtcatcctcgtcttgcgactggcgaagtctcgacgggcatagcggatgcttttccccgcctctgcagcttcagccagcacttctgctcttctctctttaaggtcttcctttatcgcctctcggcaaagccttgcgagctcggacgtgagttcttggttccctgcggctcgtgctgctccacgctggcgtatcagctcaagagtttcaagagacagacgcctcttggtggatttaaaactctcagccttcttcgcgcagtcgtgaaggtgttcgacaagccggtcatattcctcgtcgatgttgtccattgcagaatcttcccaaaagccggccagcgtagcgaagagatcccagttgatggtagtcctgggatttctctctctgaacttggcggctttctctgctctccttgtgaaggaaaatcttcctcggaggaggcgatggtccgatcccgtatagaactttggtacaacaccgacgtccgtcaggcagaaccttttattgacgatgatgtggtctatttcattacggtaccctccaccgggtgactcccacgtccagcgtaaagaagagggcttctggaattgcgagttcccatggatggtcttagtcgtcatgatgaactcggagagcctctctccctggtcattccattgtaggccgtgggtcccgatgtgaagttcctccggcgttcttcttgggccaaccttagcgttgaaatcgccaactatgaccttgtagaaggcatgatcttcttggtagaacttctccaggtccatacagaaagcttcgacttcttcttcttcgtagcttgatgttggagcgtaaacgacgaagatagtcaaagctggtattgggccacatcttctcatccgcagacgtccgattcgggtcgtaagttgttcaaaagagtcgatgttctttgccatactcgtgttgacgaggacgccaactccaccaacagctctactgtcgcatgttcctaagaacagttcttctccagtttcatatacggcgttgagagggtgacgtcgtctcgtctcggtcagtccgatgacgtcgtacttgatcttcttggcttgcatcatcagatcttcgatggccgcttccgatgcaagcgtacgtgcgttataagtacagatcgccatcctagtccttttccgttttggtagcctacatgactcctgcaaccccgtcctacctggcgctaccgtaccaggctttcctccggaatcaggagactcttttctattactgtgttttgcttaaaattttaaaacccatgggcaggttgcaagcctctagtcccatgagtttctgggagaactttcgttctcccggtgtggacatgtggagcttatttgttggaggcgactccaaaccgcctcccttgcacctcccagtcacttgattgcaggcttttggccggaccgacgtgggatacaaggatgtcatgagtcagtcctggctcagcagaaacagggagtccatcccctgaatccacctgcgtctctgggcaagcgcaaggtcgcttttggtccgcgttTAGCCCCCTATctgccacccggggacgcgccacgtagcctcgcgactaaccggctgtgatccctctagtgagggagatccgtggtgtGCGTGTAAAAGTTAAGAAATAGTCGGGTCTGGACAGCCTGAGGCCTGGTGCGGTTACGTAAGCAACTGCGTTCAtagtggcgcggtggagttaGCGATTAAAGGAGGTGGAATCTTAGCTAGTTACACCAGGGCTGGACAATTCAGTGCAGCCAACGATGAtaccacctcgatcgcaaccgtgCAACCGTTAGCCCCACTGCCCCACctccttacgcaactgcactgaacttcaagtcgttttgacatATTAGATCTCAAATACTCTTGGATCCTACCTACCTCCTCCAATAACAATGATTGGAGCATCATTGTTTGGGGCGTGTAAATTTGATTTGCGCGTTCGACGTGAATTTGCCAACTGCTGTTCCGTAGTGTTCAGCACCAGATTTCCATCCACCTCTTTGACCTGAACGTTTCTCAATTGGTTAACCGCTTCTACGGTCAAGTAAGGCAATAGTCTTTACATCATAGGTGTTTAAACTGTCAAATCCCGGGAAATCTTCGATATCGCCGGTTTTTACGTTGAAGCACGCACCATGAAGCGGACATCGAATTTTTCCTTGTGAGTAGATCCCTGAATAGGTTGCATTGATTAATAATGGTAGAAAGAATCAGAAATTTACAGTAATTATTGCTgaatttttgccatttttttttgaagaagctcCGGTGATATGGAGTTAGTAGCGAATTAGATAACTTAAGTACTTCCACCACCCTTCACAGCTTTTCACTCAAGCAAGAAAAATCGGTATGATACGTGGTGTCTCGTGCACACAGCAATGAAACGTGCTGCAACCGAATCACAAACACGTGGCCTTCACcacctttattttttactagTCTGATTAACCGTGTTCAATTTGTACAATGGATTGCATCAATACAGTCAGAACGAGGATTTCTTACGTTTTGTCCACAGCATAAAAATTGatgtcttcagaaaaaaaaaatgaatgtcaAAAAAACGCGTTAGGAGGGAGATGGAAAATGATAACTTTGACACaatctttttgattttacaaaCAAGAAACTTATGTTTTAAATCTTTTCAGACGTCTTAGATATTCATCTTGCGCAGATCTATCGGAttggattcttttttcattgagcTAACAAGGTATAATCTTTTCCTTTACAAGATCCAATTCACCTGGGACAAGGTTGCGACCGACACCATTTGAATCGTATAGAAGAATGTCCGTAGGAATTCATTGGGGTCTCCCTCTCGCAAATGATTATGGATTTATATGAGTTGCGACATGTATGTACTGTAGGAATAGGACTCGTGGTCCGGCATGGTCGAGAAGTACACAGCTCAAATTATCTatctacatatatatatatatatatatatatatatatatatatatatatatatatatgcatatacataTGTAGATAGATAATTtgataaatataataagataaatatatatatatatatatatatatatatatatatatatataggagGTACTGTGTTGTGCCAATTCAAATggatatgtattatatatatatatatatatatataaatccATTTGAATTGGCACAACACAGTACTTCCTGAAATTGGGtgatgcttttttcttcaaagttctGGTTTTCATTTTGAGAGTGAATTTGACAGAAAAGAGAGCTCCTGATTCAATTGTCGAGTTCTTTAGATCTGTTTCCGCAATCAAGAAAATATTCTCAGCAATTTTCTCCAATAGAATTCTCCTTCATTTCTGAAAATCGCACCCATCACCGAATATATTTAGAAAAACCTCTACAAAGTTCATGAAAGCAGATGAAGAGTCAGAAATgtcatcatttcatttttattttctacaagttctAGCCTCAGTTCAAAAAGAAGTACGCTCACAAATCAATTATTAGCTATTatcatttatatatatatatatatatatatatatatatatatatatatatatatatatatatatatatatatatatatataataacgggcttattctgtcacgtgtgtgtgtgtgtgtgtgtgtgtgtgtgtgtgtgtgtgtgtgtgtgtgtgtgtgtgtgtgtgtgtgtgtgtgtgtgtgtgtgtgtgtgtgtgtgtgtgtgtgtgtgtgtgtgtgtgtgtgtgtgtgtgtggcacgaaaatcgaaaaagggGTGCGATTCTGTGATAAATgtttgggggaaatcaggaagaacacccatacttccAGTAATGCTTTCAGTTTGTATCTATAATATTATGGCATCGAAGAAGTGTTTGAAGTTGAtgatcgaatattctccaaatgtagaactgacgtgtttagaaggaaaactctgtAACCTTCTGccttattttataataaaaaaagagaaggaaagcgttgttcaAAAAACACagatctaattttacagaaaacgccactactattatttttactatcagtgaagggaagcgaagctaaaaccacggaaag is part of the Necator americanus strain Aroian chromosome V, whole genome shotgun sequence genome and encodes:
- a CDS encoding hypothetical protein (NECATOR_CHRV.G19409.T4) encodes the protein MVCTANDLDANPIINEVIGKATDVPPGTKKVFSVKGKPILVINDNGFFYATSGICSHYNFSLENGIYSQGKIRCPLHGACFNVKTGDIEDFPGFDSLNTYDVKEVDGNLVLNTTEQQLANSRRTRKSNLHAPNNDAPIIVIGGGDGLPVSAEPGLTHDILVSHVGPAKSLQSSDWEVQGRRFGVASNK
- a CDS encoding hypothetical protein (NECATOR_CHRV.G19409.T1); the protein is MVCTANDLDANPIINEVIGKATDVPPGTKKVFSVKGKPILVINDNGFFYATSGICSHYNFSLENGIYSQGKIRCPLHGACFNVKTGDIEDFPGFDSLNTYDVKEVDGNLVLNTTEQQLANSRRTRKSNLHAPNNDAPIIVIGGAKHSNRKESPDSGGKPGTVAPGRTGLQESCRLPKRKRTRMAICTYNARTLASEAAIEDLMMQAKKIKYDVIGLTETRRRHPLNAVYETGEELFLGTCDSRAVGGVGVLVNTSMAKNIDSFEQLTTRIGRLRMRRCGPIPALTIFVVYAPTSSYEEEEVEAFCMDLEKFYQEDHAFYKVIVGDFNAKVGPRRTPEELHIGTHGLQWNDQGERLSEFIMTTKTIHGNSQFQKPSSLRWTWESPGGGYRNEIDHIIVNKRFCLTDVGVVPKFYTGSDHRLLRGRFSFTRRAEKAAKFRERNPRTTINWDLFATLAGFWEDSAMDNIDEEYDRLVEHLHDCAKKAESFKSTKRRLSLETLELIRQRGAARAAGNQELTSELARLCREAIKEDLKERRAEVLAEAAEAGKSIRYARRDFASRKTRMTALRNPKGTAIASRRGMEKIIYDFYSDLFDSHVHLPPHHLREDGQVIPEVLPSEIRHAIMSVRNRTAPGPDRIRPEHLKSLPPVLINTLARLFTRYLSECKVPKQWKTSKTVLLYKKGDPHDIGNCRSICLLSVIYKFFTKVILNRIEKFLDEGQPCEQAGFRKGFSTIDHIHTVSKLIEVSREYKMPLCLTFIDLKKAFDSVETEAVVEALDNQGVPTQYIKVFRELYSIFTTGISPSYKNIIIDVKRGVRQGDTISPKIFTATLENAMRKLEWDDMGVKVDGRQLHHLRFADDIVLVTPSISQAERMLTEFDETCGCIGLQLNLRKTMFMRNGWVSDAPFTLNGTNISECTSYVYLGRELNMMNDLTPELGRRRRAAWGAYKSIEDVVKKTRNTRLRAHLFNTTVLPALTYASETWAFRKQEGNAISITEREIERVMLGATRFMQVRDGIRSSLLRQRSKIRDAAFAKESISAATFVEQVRLNGCAAPITIITEEELPPYDRVQLSKKPTAEGKELRLRSDEFYKENFINVITNATVTGVDFSIRKVKLWTGDTMQYSKLVLALGGAPRKLTCPGADLKNVHTLRVASDANTIAAESVGKHVVCIGGSFIGMEIASALMGTAASVTVVCNTDEPLPALGPDIGCVIRNRFEEKGVRVLVKSSAQKLEGTDVVTGVTLITGETIPADVVVVGIGVVPPTDWLKGTRVELDERDHIVVDHLFRTTADWVYAIGDAVSAPLPLWDIENINIQHFQTAQAHGHLLGYSIVGRPYPTQLVPFFWTVFFSQYGIRFAGCAQSSSHVIVHGSLADLDFAKYYLSYEEEEEVEVFYRDLEKFYREDHACFKVIIGHFNAKVDPRRTLEELHIGTHGLQWNDQGSPPLYAGRGSDLVEGTVGPSPPPRKIFFHKESRESRQVQRENEEEYDRLVKHLHAKKAESFKTTKRCLSLETLELISQRGAAGAAGNQELTSELAKLCREAIKEDLKERRAEVLAEAAEAGKSIRYARRDFASRKTRMTALRNPKGTAIASRRGMEKIIYDFYSDLFDSHIHLPPHHLREDGKGIPEVLPSEI
- a CDS encoding hypothetical protein (NECATOR_CHRV.G19410.T1); its protein translation is MAICTYNARTLASEAAIEDLMMQAKKIKYDVIGLTETRRRHPLNAVYETGEELFLGTCDSRAVGGVGVLVNTSMAKNIDSFEQLTTRIGRLRMRRCGPIPALTIFVVYAPTSSYEEEEVEAFCMDLEKFYQEDHAFYKVIVGDFNAKVGPRRTPEELHIGTHGLQWNDQGERLSEFIMTTKTIHGNSQFQKPSSLRWTWESPGGGYRNEIDHIIVNKRFCLTDVGVVPKFYTGSDHRLLRGRFSFTRRAEKAAKFRERNPRTTINWDLFATLAGFWEDSAMDNIDEEYDRLVEHLHDCAKKAESFKSTKRRLSLETLELIRQRGAARAAGNQELTSELARLCREAIKEDLKERRAEVLAEAAEAGKSIRYARRDFASRKTRMTALRNPKGTAIASRRGMEKIIYDFYSDLFDSHVHLPPHHLREDGQVIPEVLPSEIRHAIMSVRNRTAPGPDRIRPEHLKSLPPVLINTLARLFTRYLSECKVPKQWKTSKTVLLYKKGDPHDIGNCRSICLLSVIYKFFTKVILNRIEKFLDEGQPCEQAGFRKGFSTIDHIHTVSKLIEVSREYKMPLCLTFIDLKKAFDSVETEAVVEALDNQGVPTQYIKVFRELYSIFTTGISPSYKNIIIDVKRGVRQGDTISPKIFTATLENAMRKLEWDDMGVKVDGRQLHHLRFADDIVLVTPSISQAERMLTEFDETCGCIGLQLNLRKTMFMRNGWVSDAPFTLNGTNISECTSYVYLGRELNMMNDLTPELGRRRRAAWGAYKSIEDVVKKTRNTRLRAHLFNTTVLPALTYASETWAFRKQEGNAISITEREIERVMLGATRFMQVRDGIRSSLLRQRSKIRDAAFAKESKIRWAGHVMRFNDNRWTRAVSDWVPRDIKRTTGRPPTRWSDFFTKSLKEKYDALRVARERRNHWTTLARDRDKWKNYWRPLDQFEDQRESR